The stretch of DNA CGCAGATCGCCCAGGGCGCCAAGCAACAAGGCATCCCGACGCTGCTGGCCGGCGCCTGGAGAGTCGATATCGGCACCGGCTTCGTGCAATTGACCTACACCAAGGTGTTCATCCTGGTGGCCGCGTTCGTCGGCATGGGCCTGCTGACCTACATCATCAAGTACACCAAGCTCGGCCGCATGTGCCGCGCTACCCAGCAAGACCGCAAGATGGCGTCGATCCTCGGTATCAACACCGACCGGGTCATCTCCTACGTATTCGTGATTGGTGCCGCCATGGCCGCGCTGGCCGGTGTGCTGATCACCCTGAACTACGGCACGTTCGACTTCTATGCCGGCTTCATCATCGGCATCAAGGCATTTACCGCAGCGGTACTCGGCGGCATCGGCTCCCTGCCTGGGGCCATGCTGGGCGGGATCATCCTGGGTATTTCCGAGTCGCTGTTCTCGGGGTTGATCAACTCTGACTACAAAGACGTGTTCAGTTTCTCCCTGCTGGTGGTGATCCTGATTTTCCGTCCCCAGGGCCTGCTCGGTCGCCCACTCGTGGCGAAGGTATAACTATGTCTGCTGCCTACTCTATCGATATCAAGAAAAGTGTCGTCGATGCGGTACTCGCCGGGCTGATTTCGCTGATCGTGTTCGGTCCGATCGTCGGCGTGGTCCTCGACGGCTACAGCTTCAACCTGCAACCGGCGCGTGTCGGCATCCTGGTGGCCATCGTGATGGTCGGCCGGTTCGCCATGAGCCTGTTCCTGCAAACCCCAAGGGGCCTGCGGATTCTGCAAGGGTTTGAAAGCACCGGCTCCGGTGTGCATGTGCTCAAGCCGGACTACAAGTCGCGCCTGCGCTGGATCATCCCGGCGTTGATCGTGATTGCCATCGTGTTCCCGTTCTTCGCCAACAAATACCTGCTGACCGTGGTGATCCTCGGGTTGATCTACGTGTTGCTGGGCCTTGGCCTGAACATCGTGGTCGGCCTGGCCGGGCTGCTCGACCTGGGTTACGTGGCGTTCTACGCCATCGGCGCCTATGGCCTGGCGCTGGGTTACCAGTACCTCGGCCTGGGCTTCTGGTCGGTGCTGCCGCTGGCGGCGATTTGTGCGGCGCTGGCGGGGTGCATACTCGGGTT from Pseudomonas sp. NC02 encodes:
- a CDS encoding branched-chain amino acid ABC transporter permease, with the translated sequence MDGIFLQQLVNGLTLGSVYGLIAIGYTMVYGIIGMINFAHGEVYMISAYLAAISLALLAYFGIESFPLLILGTLIFTVVVTGVYGWVIERVAYKPLRNSTRLAPLISAIGISLILQNYAQIAQGAKQQGIPTLLAGAWRVDIGTGFVQLTYTKVFILVAAFVGMGLLTYIIKYTKLGRMCRATQQDRKMASILGINTDRVISYVFVIGAAMAALAGVLITLNYGTFDFYAGFIIGIKAFTAAVLGGIGSLPGAMLGGIILGISESLFSGLINSDYKDVFSFSLLVVILIFRPQGLLGRPLVAKV